From a single Vitis vinifera cultivar Pinot Noir 40024 chromosome 18, ASM3070453v1 genomic region:
- the LOC100267722 gene encoding uncharacterized protein LOC100267722: MRTKAHNQNRFMRIITLPIRVLGKAKDLYVRGMTNCATRGYGNNMGGPAGMPRSYSYASSRSNDNEDFRELVRAASVNTLGHGVDLNALLQQSAAEKSKVVPRSCSVGMARIDEDGPCNDFGEVNFKAKADLMYPRSRSYAVTKRSVGF; encoded by the coding sequence ATGAGAACGAAAGCGCACAACCAAAACAGATTCATGCGGATCATTACATTACCCATTAGGGTTCTGGGCAAAGCAAAGGATTTATACGTGCGGGGCATGACAAACTGTGCCACCCGCGGCTACGGCAACAACATGGGCGGTCCGGCCGGTATGCCTAGAAGCTACAGCTATGCCTCTTCCAGGTCTAACGATAACGAGGATTTCAGAGAGCTGGTGAGAGCTGCCTCTGTTAACACTTTGGGCCATGGCGTTGACTTGAATGCGCTTCTTCAACAGTCGGCCGCGGAGAAATCCAAGGTGGTTCCCAGGAGTTGCAGTGTTGGGATGGCCAGAATCGATGAGGATGGGCCTTGTAATGATTTTGGAGAAGTTAACTTCAAGGCCAAGGCTGATTTGATGTACCCAAGGAGCCGGAGCTATGCTGTCACAAAGAGAAGCGTTGGATTCTGA
- the LOC104882520 gene encoding uncharacterized protein LOC104882520 yields the protein MRAKAQSQNRFMRIITIPIRVLSKARDFYVRSLTDAAERVSRGNAMGCPGVHISTLPKSFSVSSSRSGDGEDVGSLSRSGSASSSSNRVDMNVFLQPPKMGSRAAPRSCSVGMGRIDEDRPCDFEEDSFNVKADFLYPRSRSYAVTNRRVGF from the coding sequence ATGAGAGCAAAGGCGCAAAGCCAAAACAGGTTCATGCGGATCATCACAATACCCATAAGAGTTCTGAGCAAAGCAAGGGATTTTTATGTCCGAAGTTTGACGGATGCAGCGGAGAGAGTGAGTCGCGGCAACGCCATGGGCTGCCCAGGAGTGCACATCTCCACCTTGCCTAAGAGCTTCAGCGTTAGCTCTTCCAGGTCCGGTGATGGTGAGGACGTTGGGAGCCTCAGTAGATCTGGCTCCGCCAGTAGTTCCAGTAATAGGGTTGATATGAATGTGTTTCTGCAGCCACCCAAAATGGGATCGAGGGCCGCGCCTAGGAGCTGCAGTGTTGGGATGGGTAGAATTGATGAAGACAGGCCTTGTGATTTTGAGGAAGATAGTTTCAATGTCAAGGCTGATTTTCTGTATCCAAGAAGCCGAAGCTATGCTGTGACAAATAGAAGAGTTGGGTTCTGA
- the LOC100262564 gene encoding lecithin-cholesterol acyltransferase-like 1, which translates to MEMKGLGLIMGMVSMAVMWYECQASSNLHPLILVPGSGGNQLEARLTDGYKPSSLLCSRSYPPFKDKEGWFRLWFRPALLVSPFTQCFADRMTLYYDPQLDDYVNTPGVETRVPSFGSTRSLLYLDPHLKRVTAYMGALVKALEHMGYVDGKTLFGAPYDFRYGLAADGHPSRVGSKFLEDLKDLIEKASTSNGGKPVILVSHSLGGLFVLQLLNRNPPSWRQKFIKHFVALATPWGGAVQEVHNLASGYTLGAPLVDPLLVRGQQRSSESNLWLIPSPKVFGAQPFAVTLNATYTANDVVQFLNDIGFSGGIHPYQSRIVPLLERLPAPAVPVTCIFGSGVKTAETLFYDESGFDKQPEIVYGDGDGTVNMVSLEALQLEWADQQNQPLKTIRIEGASHISIFQDEKAVNRIVKEISGINSDIHHVKSLIDQ; encoded by the exons atggaaatgaaggGATTGGGATTAATAATGGGCATGGTTTCGATGGCCGTGATGTGGTACGAATGTCAGGCAAGCAGCAATCTCCACCCTCTGATCCTGGTGCCAGGGAGTGGTGGAAATCAGCTAGAAGCAAGGCTTACGGATGGATACAAACCGTCCAGCTTGCTGTGCAGCCGAAGCTATCCGCCTTTCAAGGACAAGGAAGGGTGGTTCAGGCTGTGGTTCCGCCCCGCCCTGCTCGTCTCTCCATTCACCCAATGCTTTGCCGACCGCATGACGCTTTACTATGACCCACAGCTTGATGATTATGTAAATACCCCTGGGGTCGAAACCAGGGTCCCTAGCTTTGGTTCTACTCGCTCCCTCCTGTATCTTGATCCTCATCTCAA GCGCGTCACAGCATACATGGGGGCCCTGGTGAAAGCTCTGGAGCATATGGGTTACGTTGATGGCAAAACATTATTCGGAGCTCCATATGATTTTCGATACGGTTTAGCAGCAGATGGTCACCCATCACGTGTGGGTTCCAAGTTCCTTGAGGACCTCAAAGATTTGATAGAAAAAGCAAGCACTTCTAATGGAGGAAAACCAGTAATCCTCGTCTCCCACAGCTTGGGAGGCCTGTTTGTCCTCCAACTTCTCAACCGAAACCCCCCATCTTGGCGCCAGAAATTTATCAAGCACTTCGTTGCACTGGCCACTCCTTGGGGCGGCGCAGTGCAGGAAGTGCACAACCTTGCTTCTGGCTACACACTGGGAGCACCCCTAGTTGATCCATTGCTGGTGAGGGGGCAGCAGAGGAGCTCAGAGAGCAACTTATGGCTCATTCCTTCTCCTAAAGTGTTTGGTGCGCAACCATTTGCGGTCACATTAAATGCTACTTATACAGCAAATGATGTTGTGCAGTTCCTCAATGACATTGGGTTTTCGGGAGGAATCCATCCTTACCAATCTCGCATTGTGCCTTTGTTGGAACGGTTACCAGCGCCTGCGGTGCCTGTCACCTGTATATTCGGGAGTGGTGTTAAAACAGCAGAAACACTGTTCTATGATGAAAGTGGTTTTGATAAGCAACCGGAGATTGTTTATGGGGATGGAGATGGGACAGTGAACATGGTAAGCTTGGAAGCTCTTCAATTGGAGTGGGCTGATCAGCAAAATCAACCCCTTAAGACTATTAGAATCGAAGGGGCTTCTCATATTTCAATATTCCAAGACGAAAAAGCAGTTAATAGAATAGTAAAAGAAATTTCAGGTATTAATTCTGATATTCATCATGTAAAGAGCCTAATTGATCAGTGA
- the LOC100260799 gene encoding lecithin-cholesterol acyltransferase-like 1, whose protein sequence is MKGLGLIFAMVSMAVMWYTCQASSNLHPLILVPGSGGNQLEARLTDGYKPSSLLCSRLYPPLKDKEGWFRLWFDPAQVVGPFTQCFAQRMMLYYDPQLDDYVNTPGVETRVPSFGSTRSLLHLDPHLKRITAYMGPLVKSLEQMGYVDGETLFGAPYDFRYGLAADGHPSRVGSKFLEDLKDLIEKASTSNGGKPVILVSHSLGGLFVLQLLNRNPPAWRQKFIKHFVALSAPWGGAVQEVHTLASGYTLGVPLVDPLLVREQQRSSESNLWLMPSPKVFGAKQPLVVTLNATYTAYDIVQFLNDIGFPEGIHPYQSRTVPLLEHLPAPEVPVTCIIGSGVRTSETLFYDESGFDRQPEIVYGDGDGTVNMVSLLALESEWADQQNQSLKMVTIEGASHTSIIKDENALNRIVEEISGINSYTYSS, encoded by the exons atgaagGGATTGGGCTTAATATTCGCGATGGTTTCGATGGCCGTGATGTGGTACACATGTCAGGCGAGCAGCAACCTCCACCCTCTGATCCTGGTGCCGGGGAGTGGTGGAAATCAGCTAGAAGCAAGGCTTACGGATGGGTACAAACCGTCGAGCTTGCTGTGCAGCCGACTCTATCCGCCTTTGAAGGACAAAGAAGGGTGGTTCAGGCTGTGGTTCGACCCCGCCCAAGTCGTTGGTCCATTCACTCAATGCTTTGCCCAGCGGATGATGCTTTACTATGACCCACAACTTGATGATTATGTAAATACCCCTGGTGTTGAAACCAGGGTCCCTAGCTTTGGTTCTACTCGCTCCCTTCTTCATTTAGATCCTCATCTCAA GCGCATCACAGCATACATGGGGCCCCTGGTGAAATCTCTGGAGCAAATGGGTTACGTTGATGGCGAAACATTATTCGGAGCTCCATATGACTTTCGATACGGTCTAGCGGCAGATGGTCACCCATCACGTGTTGGTTCCAAGTTCCTTGAGGACCTCAAAGATTTGATAGAAAAAGCAAGCACTTCCAATGGAGGAAAGCCAGTAATACTTGTCTCCCACAGCTTGGGAGGCCTCTTTGTCCTCCAACTTCTCAACCGAAACCCCCCAGCTTGGCGTCAGAAATTCATCAAGCACTTCGTCGCACTGTCCGCTCCTTGGGGTGGCGCAGTGCAGGAAGTGCACACCCTTGCTTCTGGCTACACTCTGGGAGTACCCCTAGTTGATCCATTGCTGGTGAGGGAGCAGCAGAGGAGCTCAGAGAGCAACTTATGGCTCATGCCTTCTCCTAAAGTCTTTGGTGCCAAACAACCACTCGTGGTTACATTAAATGCTACTTATACAGCATACGATATTGTGCAGTTCCTCAATGACATTGGGTTCCCGGAAGGGATCCATCCTTACCAATCTCGCACTGTGCCTTTGTTGGAACACTTACCAGCGCCTGAGGTGCCCGTCACCTGTATAATCGGGAGTGGCGTTAGAACATCCGAGACACTGTTCTATGATGAAAGTGGCTTTGATAGACAACCAGAGATTGTTTACGGGGATGGAGATGGGACAGTGAACATGGTGAGCTTGTTAGCACTTGAATCGGAGTGGGCCGACCAACAAAATCAGTCCCTTAAGATGGTTACCATTGAAGGGGCATCTCATACATCCATAATCAAAGACGAAAATGCACTTAATAGAATAGTAGAAGAAATTTCAGGTATTAATTCTTATACCTATTCATCATGA
- the LOC100250536 gene encoding 70 kDa peptidyl-prolyl isomerase, translated as MVVVDGASNVSQLGEVDDLDEEPGEVIESAPPLCVGQERELNNSGLKKRLLHKGIGWETPDFGDEVTVHYVGTLLDGGTFDSTRDRNEPSTFTLGRGEVVDGLDQGIVTMTQEEIALFTVPPHLGYGEAGRQGVPPNSVVQFQVQLISWITVVDVCRDGGIIKKILEKGNRNVQPGDLDELLVKYKVKLVDDTIVAQTPEEGIEFYMKDGQFCSAMPKAIKTMKSGEKVKLIVQPQYAFGDVGRDAENEFPLIPPSSVLIIDLELVSFKPVIDVTGDSKVFKKILVEGANTIAANEGATVTVRYTAKLEDGTIFEKKGFDGENPLQFITDEEQVISGLDQAVATMTKGERSIVTIHPEYGYGSIEVMQDISIVPPSSIIIYEVEMLDFVKEKAPWEMSDQEKIETAGRKKEEGNLLFKSGKYQRARKKYDKAADYVSECGIFGDGDHKVVETLQVSCWLNGAACCLKLNNFPGAIKLCSKVLDIEFHNVKALYRRAQAYMKTADLDLAQLDIKKALEADPQNREVKLMQKNLKQLQGESNKRDAKLYSNMFAPMRNDTAVATKKLKVEKAEDKKGDAEVVATEMEKVAVSSDSGMAVDSC; from the exons ATGGTGGTGGTGGACGGAGCAAGCAACGTGTCGCAGCTTGGGGAAGTGGACGACCTGGATGAAGAGCCCGGCGAGGTGATCGAGTCGGCGCCTCCACTCTGCGTTGGCCAGGAGAGGGAGCTCAACAACTCAGGCCTCAAGAAGAGGCTTCTCCACAAAGGAATTGGCTGGGAGACCCCTGACTTTGGCGACGAAGTCACTG TTCACTACGTGGGTACTTTGCTTGATGGGGGCACTTTCGATTCCACCAGAGATAGAAATGAGCCCTCGACCTTCACGCTTGGTCGTG gTGAAGTTGTTGATGGATTGGATCAAGGGATTGTTACCATGACACAGGAGGAAATTGCATTGTTCACGGTGCCTCCTCATTTGGGGTATGGAGAAGCGGGCCGCCAGGGTGTTCCTCCCAATTCGGTAGTTCAATTTCAAGTGCAGCTCATTTCGTGGATCACAGTGGTGGATGTGTGTAGGGATGGTGGAATCATCAAGAAAATTTTGGAGAAGGGAAATAGGAATGTGCAACCCGGAGATTTAGACGAACTTCttg TGAAGTATAAAGTGAAACTGGTTGATGATACTATTGTTGCACAAACCCCCGAGGAAGGAATCGAGTTTTACATGAAAGATG GTCAGTTTTGTTCAGCAATGCCAAAGGCAATCAAGACCATGAAAAGTGGAGAGAAGGTTAAATTAATTGTTCAACCCCAAT ATGCCTTTGGAGATGTGGGCAGAGATGCAGAGAATGAGTTTCCATTGATTCCACCAAGTTCTGTGCTGATCATTGAtctggaattggtatccttcaAGCCAGTTATTGATGTTACTGGTGATTCCAAGGTATTCAAGAAGATTTTGGTAGAGGGGGCAAACACTATTGCTGCAAATGAAGGTGCAACTGTTACTG TTAGGTATACAGCTAAGCTGGAAGATGGCACTATATTTgagaaaaaaggttttgatgGAGAAAATCCATTGCAATTTATCACAGATGAAG AACAAGTTATTTCTGGGTTAGACCAAGCAGTGGCAACGATGACGAAGGGGGAGCGGTCAATTGTGACAATACATCCTGAATATGGATATGGAAGCATTGAAGTTATGCAGGACATTTCTATTGTTCCGCCAAGTTCAATTATAATCTATGAAGTTGAAATGTTAGATTTTGTCAAG GAGAAAGCACCATGGGAGATGAGTGATCAAGAGAAAATTGAGACAgctggaagaaagaaagaagaaggtaATCTACTATTTAAGAGTGGGAAGTATCAACGAGCACGAAAAAAGTATGACAAG GCTGCTGATTATGTTAGTGAATGTGGAATCTTTGGCGATGGTGACCACAAGGTAGTCGAAACATTGCAAGTGTCTTGCTGGTTGAATGGTGCAGCATGTTGTCTCAAACTAAATAACTTCCCGGGAGCAATCAAGCTATGTTCGAAG GTTCTAGATATTGAGTTCCACAATGTGAAAGCTTTGTACAGGCGAGCACAAGCTTATATGAAAACTGCTGATTTGGACTTGGCTCAATTGGATATCAAGAAAGCCCTTGAGGCAGATCCTCAGAACAG GGAGGTGAAATTAATGCAAAAGAATTTGAAACAACTTCAAGGTGAGAGCAACAAGAGAGATGCAAAACTCTATTCCAACATGTTTGCACCTATGAGAAATGACACTGCTGTAGCAACAAAG AAATTGAAGGTTGAGAAAGCTGAGGATAAGAAAGGAGATGCAGAGGTGGTCGCAACAGAAATGGAAAAAGTTGCTGTTAGTTCTGACAGTGGAATGGCTGTTGATTCTTGTTGA
- the LOC100255717 gene encoding serine carboxypeptidase-like 2: MAMLCSIFRQFLFINLVLQVSSVVAASHSPVKFLPGFEGPLPFELETGYVGVGESEEVQLFYYFVKSENNPTEDPLLLWLTGGPGCSAFSALFYEIGPLYFESVPYHGSLPTLELNPHSWTQVSNIIFLDAPVGTGFSYATTSRASHSGDFQATHQAHEFLRKWLIDHPEFLSNPVYVGGDSYSGITVPVVVQHISNGNEDDTEPFINLKGYLLGNPVTEQGTETTAQFRFAHGMALISDELYESLKTSCGDEYPFKYPINIQCIKDVQAFYKCISGIQFGQILEPVCGFGSLKPEDIFLSGRRYLIGKLRERRPEPSLSAFECRTDGYILAPYWANNATVQEALHIRKNTIREWQRCAMGLSYTPEIESSFEYHVTLSKKGYRSLIYSGDHDMIVPFFSTQAWIRSLNYSIVDDWRSWMVEGQVGGYTRTYSNQMTFATVKGGGHTAPEYRPKECFGMYKRWVSGQPL, from the exons ATGGCCATGCTTTGTTCCATATTCCGtcagtttctttttattaatcttGTTTTGCAGGTTAGTTCAGTGGTTGCAGCATCTCATTCGCCCGTGAAGTTTCTTCCAGGTTTTGAGGGGCCTCTCCCTTTTGAGCTGGAAACTGG GTATGTGGGAGTGGGTGAATCAGAGGAAGTGCAGTTATTCTACTACTTTGTAAAGTCGGAGAATAACCCGACGGAGGATCCTCTCCTGCTCTGGCTAACGGGAGGCCCCGGTTGCTCTGCCTTCTCTGCTCTATTCTATGAAATAG GTCCACTGTACTTCGAGTCAGTACCGTACCATGGGAGCTTGCCCACGTTGGAACTGAACCCACACTCGTGGACACAG GTatccaacataatatttttggatGCGCCTGTCGGCACTGGATTCTCCTATGCAACAACTTCTCGTGCTTCTCATTCAGGCGACTTTCAAGCAACTCATCAGGCACATGAGTTTCTTAGGAAG TGGCTGATTGATCATCCAGAATTCCTCTCAAATCCGGTCTATGTGGGGGGAGACTCCTACTCTGGGATTACCGTCCCTGTCGTGGTTCAACACATCTCGAATG GAAATGAAGATGATACTGAACCCTTCATCAATCTCAAG GGGTACTTGCTTGGAAACCCCGTAACAGAGCAAGGTACTGAAACAACCGCACAATTCCGATTTGCTCATGGAATGGCACTCATTTCTGATGAACTCTATGAG TCACTGAAGACAAGTTGTGGAGATGAATATCCGTTCAAGTATCCCATCAATATACAGTGTATAAAGGATGTTCAGGCTTTTTATAAG TGCATTTCAGGAATTCAATTTGGACAGATTTTAGAACCCGTGTGTGGTTTCGGTTCCCTAAAGCCGGAAGATATTTTCTTAAGTGGAAGAAGATATCTGATTGGGAAACTCAGAGAGCGCCgcccagagccatcactttctGCATTTGAATGCCGT ACTGATGGATACATCCTTGCTCCTTACTGGGCAAATAACGCCACTGTCCAAGAAGCGCTTCATATTAGAAAG AATACAATAAGAGAGTGGCAGAGATGCGCGATGGGATTATCTTATACGCCTGAAATTGAGAGCAGTTTTGAATATCATGTAACTCTAAGTAAAAAGGGTTACCGATCTCTAATATACAG TGGTGACCATGACATGATTGTGCCCTTCTTTTCAACTCAAGCATGGATAAGATCTCTGAACTACTCCATTGTTGATGACTGGAGATCATGGATGGTGGAAGGCCAAGTTGGAGG ATATACGAGGACTTATTCCAACCAGATGACATTTGCGACTGTTAAG GGAGGAGGGCACACAGCACCAGAATACAGGCCTAAAGAGTGTTTTGGTATGTATAAAAGATGGGTATCTGGACAGCCTCTGTAA